The Salvelinus alpinus chromosome 28, SLU_Salpinus.1, whole genome shotgun sequence genome includes a window with the following:
- the LOC139556958 gene encoding IQ motif and SEC7 domain-containing protein 1-like isoform X2 produces MDKPSVWRAVASSTDPRRPRSESSTPPRGGTHPGRPSSAMSYRLYDIVEGDARPSESDGGASYRGPVISPDRFEGPLYSHGVQPGPQRPPRRPKLQHSQSILRKQAEEEAIKRSRSLSEGYELSADLQDKQVEMLERKYGGRFITRHAARTIQTAFRQYQMNKNFERLRSSMSENRMSRRIVLSNMRMQFSFEGPEKVHSSYFEGKQVSLTDDGTPLALVQSECGDMEVHHQANMASHPASQNDLTDAITELEDAFSRQVKSLAESIDDALNCRSLQGDEGLDPEAMGCPEVEREVAYQVKPHRGVAGRMREDMMASYSDVTLFIDEEELSPSLGLSRGSGDQPSSIESDLRLRSANSSQEYWPLDAKDEGRDTDTSCRSTPSLECQEQRLRVDHLPLLTIEPPSDSSAEHSERSDRSSVKRPPVYEPHGGSHIMASSKASPKHISHGPPPRAPSRDDEAPLRHRHRALESHLAINGSANRQSKSESDFSDGDNDSINSTSNSNDTINCSSESSRDSLREQTLCKQTYHKETRNSWDSPVFSNDVIRKRHYRIGLNLFNKKPEKGVQYLTERGFVPDTPVGVAHFLLQRKGLSRQMIGEFLGNRQKQFNRDVLDCVVDEMDFSSMELDEALRKFQNHIRVQGEAQKVERLIEAYSQRYCICNPTVVRQFRNPDTIFILAFAIILLNTDMYSPNVKPERKMKLEDFVKNLRGVDDGEDIPRETLVGIYERIRKRELKTNEDHVSQVQKVEKLIVGKKPIGSLHHGIGCVLSLPHRRLVCYCRLFEVPDPNKLQKLGLHQREIFLFNDLLVVTKIFQKKKNSVTYSFRQSFSLYGMQVLMFENQYYGNGIRLTSAIPGADIKVLINFNAPNPQDRKKFTDDLRESIAEVQEMEKYRIESELEKQKGVVRPSMSQSSGLKKEAGNGNMNRASLDDTYTMGEGLKRSALSSSLRDLSEAGKRGRRSSAGSLDSNMEGSIINSPHIRRRATTPRSEGPPRGHPTIPNSSSLLGSLFGSKRGKPSSQSHPPLPLPGHPTLISHTPHPSNLHHTAQQVAQAQLHHSQYCHVQQNPPPYHHHHHYHPPPHTQYHQHPAAYASSSHTHQHTHPHPHVPQHSHATHSQHSHHASHSQHAPHHHSQLQGPAPSGPKPKHSGISTVV; encoded by the exons TGTGGAGGGGGATGCGCGGCCCAGTGAGAGTGACGGTGGAGCAAGCTACAGGGGCCCAGTGATAAGCCCAGACCGTTTCGAGGGCCCCCTCTACAGCCACGGGGTGCAGCCGGGCCCCCAACGGCCCCCCCGCAGGCCCAAGCTCCAGCACTCACAGTCCATCCTCCGCAAGCAGGCCGAGGAGGAGGCCATCAAACGCTCCCGCTCGCTCTCCGAGGGCTATGAGCTCTCCGCTGACCTCCAGGACAAACAG GTGGAGATGCTGGAGCGTAAATATGGAGGACGCTTCATAACCCGGCATGCGGCCCGCACCATCCAGACAGCCTTCCGCCAGTACCAGATGAACAAAAACTTTGAGCGTCTCAGGAGTTCTATGTCTGAGAACCGCATGTCTCGACGCATCGTCCTGTCCAACATGAGGATGCAGTTCTCCTTCGAGGGCCCTGAGAAAGTCCACAGCTCCTACTTTGAGGGGAAACAGGTGTCCCTGACAGACGACGGCACCCCCCTGGCCTTGGTACAGTCCGAGTGCGGGGACATGGAGGTCCACCACCAGGCCAACATGGCGTCTCACCCCGCCTCCCAGAACGACCTGACGGACGCCATCACGGAGTTGGAGGACGCCTTCTCCAGGCAGGTGAAGTCTCTGGCCGAATCCATTGATGACGCCTTGAACTGCCGCAGCCTGCAGGGCGACGAGGGTCTTGACCCTGAGGCCATGGGCTGCCCcgaggtggagagggaggtggCCTATCAGGTGAAGCCTCACCGCGGGGTGGCGGGACGCATGCGAGAGGACATGATGGCATCCTACAGCGATGTGACTCTGTTTATCGACGAGGAggagctgtctccctctctgggtCTGTCGCGGGGGTCTGGTGACCAGCCCTCCAGCATTGAGTCAGACCTACGCCTGCGCTCAGCCAACTCCTCCCAGGAGTACTGGCCCCTGGACGCTAAAGATGAGGGGCGTGACACAGACACCAGCTGCCGCAGCACCCCTTCCCTGGAGTGCCAGGAGCAGCGGCTCAGGGTGGACCACCTCCCCCTGCTGACCATCGAGCCGCCCAGCGACAGCTCCGCCGAACACAGTGAGCGCTCTGACCGCAGCTCCGTCAAACGGCCGCCCGTCTACGAGCCTCACGGGGGCAGCCACATCATGGCGTCCTCCAAGGCTAgccccaaacacatctctcaTGGCCCACCCCCGCGGGCGCCCTCCAGGGACGACGAGGCGCCCCTCCGCCACCGCCACCGGGCGCTGGAAAGCCACCTGGCCATCAACGGCTCTGCCAATCGGCAGAGCAAGTCTGAGTCCGACTTCTCAGACGGGGATAACGACAGCATCAATAGCACGTCTAACTCCAACGACACCATCAATTGCAGCTCTGAGTCGTCCAGGGACAGCCTGAGGGAGCAGACACTCTGCAAGCAGACGTACCACAAAGAGACACGCAACAGCTGGGACTCGCCCGTCTTCAGCAACGATGTGATCCGCAAGAGGCACTACCGCATCGGCCTGAACCTCTTCAACAA GAAGCCAGAGAAAGGCGTCCAGTACTTGACTGAGAGAGGGTTCGTCCCGGACACGCCTGTGGGTGTGGCTCACTTCCTGCTTCAGAGGAAGGGCCTGAGCAGGCAGATGATTGGAGAGTTCCTGGGCAACCGTCAGAAACAGTTCAACAGAGACGTCCTGGA CTGTGTGGTGGACGAGATGGATTTCTCGTCAATGGAGCTGGACGAGGCACTGAGAAAGTTCCAGAACCACATCCGGGTCCAGGGAGAGGCCCAGAAGGTGGAGCGCCTCATCGAAGCCTACAG CCAACGCTACTGTATCTGTAACCCCACGGTAGTGCGACAGTTCCGGAACCCTGACACCATCTTCATCCTGGCCTTCGCCATCATCCTCCTCAACACAGACATGTACAGCCCCAACGTCAagccagagaggaagatgaagctGGAGGACTTCGTCAAGAACCTccgag gggTGGATGATGGGGAGGACATCCCCAGGGAGACTCTGGTAGGAATATATGAAAGGATCAGGAAGAGGGAGCTGAAGACCAACGAGGACCACGTGTCTCAGGTTCAGAAGGTGGAGAAACTCATAGTGGGGAAGAAACCG ATTGGATCTCTCCACCATGGAATAGGATGT GTGCTGTCCCTGCCCCATCGCAGGCTAGTGTGCTACTGTCGGCTGTTTGAAGTGCCAGACCCCAACAAGCTCCAGAAGTTAGGCCTGCACCAGCGGGAGATCTTCCTGTTTAATGACCTTCTGGTG GTGACAAAGATTTTCCAGAAGAAGAAGAACTCTGTGACATACAGCTTCCGGCAGTCTTTCTCTCTGTATGGGATGCAGGTTCTGATGTTTGAGAACCAGT ATTACGGGAATGGAATCAGGCTTACATCAGCCATACCAGGTGCCGACATCAAGGTCCTCATCAACTTTAATGCGCCCAACCCCCAGGACCGCAAGAAGTTCACTGACGACCTGCGAGAGTCTATCGCCGAGGTCCAGGAAATGGAGAAATACAGGATAGAGT CTGAGCTTGAGAAGCAGAAAGGGGTGGTGAGGCCCAGTATGTCCCAGAGCTCTGGGCTGAAGAAGGAGGCTGGCAATGGCAACATGAACCGTGCCAGTCTGGACGACACCTACACCATGGGCGAGGGCCTGAAGAGGAGCGCCCTCAGCAGCTCCCTCCGCGACCTCTCCGAAGCAG GCAAGCGTGGGCGCCGCAGCAGTGCAGGATCACTAGACAGCAATATGGAA GGGTCCATCATTAACAGTCCTCACATACGCCGGAGAGCCACCACCCCACGCAGCGAGGGCCCGCCCCGGGGCCACCCCACCATCCCcaactcctcctccctcctcggGTCGCTCTTTGGCAGCAAACGGGGGAAGCCTTCATCCCAgagccatcctcctcttcctctgcctgGTCACCCCACCCTCATCTCCCACACGCCCCATCCGTCCAACCTCCACCACACAGCCCAGCAGGTAGCCCAGGCCCAGCTCCACCACTCCCAGTACTGCCACGTCCAACAGAACCCccctccctaccaccaccaccaccattaccacccccctccccacacacagtACCACCAGCACCCGGCAGCATATGCATCCTCctcccacacacaccaacacacccaccCCCACCCGCATGTACCACAGCACAGCCACGCCACCCATAGCCAGCATTCCCATCACGCATCACACTCCCAGCATGCCCCTCACCACCACAGTCAGCTGCAGGGCCCGGCACCCAGCGggcccaaacccaaacacagtggCATCAGCACCGTGGTGTGA
- the LOC139556958 gene encoding IQ motif and SEC7 domain-containing protein 1-like isoform X4, translating into MWKLKTFCMDYWHVLCLHPHNTFHKSVEGDARPSESDGGASYRGPVISPDRFEGPLYSHGVQPGPQRPPRRPKLQHSQSILRKQAEEEAIKRSRSLSEGYELSADLQDKQVEMLERKYGGRFITRHAARTIQTAFRQYQMNKNFERLRSSMSENRMSRRIVLSNMRMQFSFEGPEKVHSSYFEGKQVSLTDDGTPLALVQSECGDMEVHHQANMASHPASQNDLTDAITELEDAFSRQVKSLAESIDDALNCRSLQGDEGLDPEAMGCPEVEREVAYQVKPHRGVAGRMREDMMASYSDVTLFIDEEELSPSLGLSRGSGDQPSSIESDLRLRSANSSQEYWPLDAKDEGRDTDTSCRSTPSLECQEQRLRVDHLPLLTIEPPSDSSAEHSERSDRSSVKRPPVYEPHGGSHIMASSKASPKHISHGPPPRAPSRDDEAPLRHRHRALESHLAINGSANRQSKSESDFSDGDNDSINSTSNSNDTINCSSESSRDSLREQTLCKQTYHKETRNSWDSPVFSNDVIRKRHYRIGLNLFNKKPEKGVQYLTERGFVPDTPVGVAHFLLQRKGLSRQMIGEFLGNRQKQFNRDVLDCVVDEMDFSSMELDEALRKFQNHIRVQGEAQKVERLIEAYSQRYCICNPTVVRQFRNPDTIFILAFAIILLNTDMYSPNVKPERKMKLEDFVKNLRGVDDGEDIPRETLVGIYERIRKRELKTNEDHVSQVQKVEKLIVGKKPIGSLHHGIGCVLSLPHRRLVCYCRLFEVPDPNKLQKLGLHQREIFLFNDLLVVTKIFQKKKNSVTYSFRQSFSLYGMQVLMFENQYYGNGIRLTSAIPGADIKVLINFNAPNPQDRKKFTDDLRESIAEVQEMEKYRIESELEKQKGVVRPSMSQSSGLKKEAGNGNMNRASLDDTYTMGEGLKRSALSSSLRDLSEAGKRGRRSSAGSLDSNMEGSIINSPHIRRRATTPRSEGPPRGHPTIPNSSSLLGSLFGSKRGKPSSQSHPPLPLPGHPTLISHTPHPSNLHHTAQQVAQAQLHHSQYCHVQQNPPPYHHHHHYHPPPHTQYHQHPAAYASSSHTHQHTHPHPHVPQHSHATHSQHSHHASHSQHAPHHHSQLQGPAPSGPKPKHSGISTVV; encoded by the exons TGTGGAGGGGGATGCGCGGCCCAGTGAGAGTGACGGTGGAGCAAGCTACAGGGGCCCAGTGATAAGCCCAGACCGTTTCGAGGGCCCCCTCTACAGCCACGGGGTGCAGCCGGGCCCCCAACGGCCCCCCCGCAGGCCCAAGCTCCAGCACTCACAGTCCATCCTCCGCAAGCAGGCCGAGGAGGAGGCCATCAAACGCTCCCGCTCGCTCTCCGAGGGCTATGAGCTCTCCGCTGACCTCCAGGACAAACAG GTGGAGATGCTGGAGCGTAAATATGGAGGACGCTTCATAACCCGGCATGCGGCCCGCACCATCCAGACAGCCTTCCGCCAGTACCAGATGAACAAAAACTTTGAGCGTCTCAGGAGTTCTATGTCTGAGAACCGCATGTCTCGACGCATCGTCCTGTCCAACATGAGGATGCAGTTCTCCTTCGAGGGCCCTGAGAAAGTCCACAGCTCCTACTTTGAGGGGAAACAGGTGTCCCTGACAGACGACGGCACCCCCCTGGCCTTGGTACAGTCCGAGTGCGGGGACATGGAGGTCCACCACCAGGCCAACATGGCGTCTCACCCCGCCTCCCAGAACGACCTGACGGACGCCATCACGGAGTTGGAGGACGCCTTCTCCAGGCAGGTGAAGTCTCTGGCCGAATCCATTGATGACGCCTTGAACTGCCGCAGCCTGCAGGGCGACGAGGGTCTTGACCCTGAGGCCATGGGCTGCCCcgaggtggagagggaggtggCCTATCAGGTGAAGCCTCACCGCGGGGTGGCGGGACGCATGCGAGAGGACATGATGGCATCCTACAGCGATGTGACTCTGTTTATCGACGAGGAggagctgtctccctctctgggtCTGTCGCGGGGGTCTGGTGACCAGCCCTCCAGCATTGAGTCAGACCTACGCCTGCGCTCAGCCAACTCCTCCCAGGAGTACTGGCCCCTGGACGCTAAAGATGAGGGGCGTGACACAGACACCAGCTGCCGCAGCACCCCTTCCCTGGAGTGCCAGGAGCAGCGGCTCAGGGTGGACCACCTCCCCCTGCTGACCATCGAGCCGCCCAGCGACAGCTCCGCCGAACACAGTGAGCGCTCTGACCGCAGCTCCGTCAAACGGCCGCCCGTCTACGAGCCTCACGGGGGCAGCCACATCATGGCGTCCTCCAAGGCTAgccccaaacacatctctcaTGGCCCACCCCCGCGGGCGCCCTCCAGGGACGACGAGGCGCCCCTCCGCCACCGCCACCGGGCGCTGGAAAGCCACCTGGCCATCAACGGCTCTGCCAATCGGCAGAGCAAGTCTGAGTCCGACTTCTCAGACGGGGATAACGACAGCATCAATAGCACGTCTAACTCCAACGACACCATCAATTGCAGCTCTGAGTCGTCCAGGGACAGCCTGAGGGAGCAGACACTCTGCAAGCAGACGTACCACAAAGAGACACGCAACAGCTGGGACTCGCCCGTCTTCAGCAACGATGTGATCCGCAAGAGGCACTACCGCATCGGCCTGAACCTCTTCAACAA GAAGCCAGAGAAAGGCGTCCAGTACTTGACTGAGAGAGGGTTCGTCCCGGACACGCCTGTGGGTGTGGCTCACTTCCTGCTTCAGAGGAAGGGCCTGAGCAGGCAGATGATTGGAGAGTTCCTGGGCAACCGTCAGAAACAGTTCAACAGAGACGTCCTGGA CTGTGTGGTGGACGAGATGGATTTCTCGTCAATGGAGCTGGACGAGGCACTGAGAAAGTTCCAGAACCACATCCGGGTCCAGGGAGAGGCCCAGAAGGTGGAGCGCCTCATCGAAGCCTACAG CCAACGCTACTGTATCTGTAACCCCACGGTAGTGCGACAGTTCCGGAACCCTGACACCATCTTCATCCTGGCCTTCGCCATCATCCTCCTCAACACAGACATGTACAGCCCCAACGTCAagccagagaggaagatgaagctGGAGGACTTCGTCAAGAACCTccgag gggTGGATGATGGGGAGGACATCCCCAGGGAGACTCTGGTAGGAATATATGAAAGGATCAGGAAGAGGGAGCTGAAGACCAACGAGGACCACGTGTCTCAGGTTCAGAAGGTGGAGAAACTCATAGTGGGGAAGAAACCG ATTGGATCTCTCCACCATGGAATAGGATGT GTGCTGTCCCTGCCCCATCGCAGGCTAGTGTGCTACTGTCGGCTGTTTGAAGTGCCAGACCCCAACAAGCTCCAGAAGTTAGGCCTGCACCAGCGGGAGATCTTCCTGTTTAATGACCTTCTGGTG GTGACAAAGATTTTCCAGAAGAAGAAGAACTCTGTGACATACAGCTTCCGGCAGTCTTTCTCTCTGTATGGGATGCAGGTTCTGATGTTTGAGAACCAGT ATTACGGGAATGGAATCAGGCTTACATCAGCCATACCAGGTGCCGACATCAAGGTCCTCATCAACTTTAATGCGCCCAACCCCCAGGACCGCAAGAAGTTCACTGACGACCTGCGAGAGTCTATCGCCGAGGTCCAGGAAATGGAGAAATACAGGATAGAGT CTGAGCTTGAGAAGCAGAAAGGGGTGGTGAGGCCCAGTATGTCCCAGAGCTCTGGGCTGAAGAAGGAGGCTGGCAATGGCAACATGAACCGTGCCAGTCTGGACGACACCTACACCATGGGCGAGGGCCTGAAGAGGAGCGCCCTCAGCAGCTCCCTCCGCGACCTCTCCGAAGCAG GCAAGCGTGGGCGCCGCAGCAGTGCAGGATCACTAGACAGCAATATGGAA GGGTCCATCATTAACAGTCCTCACATACGCCGGAGAGCCACCACCCCACGCAGCGAGGGCCCGCCCCGGGGCCACCCCACCATCCCcaactcctcctccctcctcggGTCGCTCTTTGGCAGCAAACGGGGGAAGCCTTCATCCCAgagccatcctcctcttcctctgcctgGTCACCCCACCCTCATCTCCCACACGCCCCATCCGTCCAACCTCCACCACACAGCCCAGCAGGTAGCCCAGGCCCAGCTCCACCACTCCCAGTACTGCCACGTCCAACAGAACCCccctccctaccaccaccaccaccattaccacccccctccccacacacagtACCACCAGCACCCGGCAGCATATGCATCCTCctcccacacacaccaacacacccaccCCCACCCGCATGTACCACAGCACAGCCACGCCACCCATAGCCAGCATTCCCATCACGCATCACACTCCCAGCATGCCCCTCACCACCACAGTCAGCTGCAGGGCCCGGCACCCAGCGggcccaaacccaaacacagtggCATCAGCACCGTGGTGTGA
- the LOC139556958 gene encoding IQ motif and SEC7 domain-containing protein 1-like isoform X6, which yields MWKYCISSRTISVEGDARPSESDGGASYRGPVISPDRFEGPLYSHGVQPGPQRPPRRPKLQHSQSILRKQAEEEAIKRSRSLSEGYELSADLQDKQVEMLERKYGGRFITRHAARTIQTAFRQYQMNKNFERLRSSMSENRMSRRIVLSNMRMQFSFEGPEKVHSSYFEGKQVSLTDDGTPLALVQSECGDMEVHHQANMASHPASQNDLTDAITELEDAFSRQVKSLAESIDDALNCRSLQGDEGLDPEAMGCPEVEREVAYQVKPHRGVAGRMREDMMASYSDVTLFIDEEELSPSLGLSRGSGDQPSSIESDLRLRSANSSQEYWPLDAKDEGRDTDTSCRSTPSLECQEQRLRVDHLPLLTIEPPSDSSAEHSERSDRSSVKRPPVYEPHGGSHIMASSKASPKHISHGPPPRAPSRDDEAPLRHRHRALESHLAINGSANRQSKSESDFSDGDNDSINSTSNSNDTINCSSESSRDSLREQTLCKQTYHKETRNSWDSPVFSNDVIRKRHYRIGLNLFNKKPEKGVQYLTERGFVPDTPVGVAHFLLQRKGLSRQMIGEFLGNRQKQFNRDVLDCVVDEMDFSSMELDEALRKFQNHIRVQGEAQKVERLIEAYSQRYCICNPTVVRQFRNPDTIFILAFAIILLNTDMYSPNVKPERKMKLEDFVKNLRGVDDGEDIPRETLVGIYERIRKRELKTNEDHVSQVQKVEKLIVGKKPIGSLHHGIGCVLSLPHRRLVCYCRLFEVPDPNKLQKLGLHQREIFLFNDLLVVTKIFQKKKNSVTYSFRQSFSLYGMQVLMFENQYYGNGIRLTSAIPGADIKVLINFNAPNPQDRKKFTDDLRESIAEVQEMEKYRIESELEKQKGVVRPSMSQSSGLKKEAGNGNMNRASLDDTYTMGEGLKRSALSSSLRDLSEAGKRGRRSSAGSLDSNMEGSIINSPHIRRRATTPRSEGPPRGHPTIPNSSSLLGSLFGSKRGKPSSQSHPPLPLPGHPTLISHTPHPSNLHHTAQQVAQAQLHHSQYCHVQQNPPPYHHHHHYHPPPHTQYHQHPAAYASSSHTHQHTHPHPHVPQHSHATHSQHSHHASHSQHAPHHHSQLQGPAPSGPKPKHSGISTVV from the exons TGTGGAGGGGGATGCGCGGCCCAGTGAGAGTGACGGTGGAGCAAGCTACAGGGGCCCAGTGATAAGCCCAGACCGTTTCGAGGGCCCCCTCTACAGCCACGGGGTGCAGCCGGGCCCCCAACGGCCCCCCCGCAGGCCCAAGCTCCAGCACTCACAGTCCATCCTCCGCAAGCAGGCCGAGGAGGAGGCCATCAAACGCTCCCGCTCGCTCTCCGAGGGCTATGAGCTCTCCGCTGACCTCCAGGACAAACAG GTGGAGATGCTGGAGCGTAAATATGGAGGACGCTTCATAACCCGGCATGCGGCCCGCACCATCCAGACAGCCTTCCGCCAGTACCAGATGAACAAAAACTTTGAGCGTCTCAGGAGTTCTATGTCTGAGAACCGCATGTCTCGACGCATCGTCCTGTCCAACATGAGGATGCAGTTCTCCTTCGAGGGCCCTGAGAAAGTCCACAGCTCCTACTTTGAGGGGAAACAGGTGTCCCTGACAGACGACGGCACCCCCCTGGCCTTGGTACAGTCCGAGTGCGGGGACATGGAGGTCCACCACCAGGCCAACATGGCGTCTCACCCCGCCTCCCAGAACGACCTGACGGACGCCATCACGGAGTTGGAGGACGCCTTCTCCAGGCAGGTGAAGTCTCTGGCCGAATCCATTGATGACGCCTTGAACTGCCGCAGCCTGCAGGGCGACGAGGGTCTTGACCCTGAGGCCATGGGCTGCCCcgaggtggagagggaggtggCCTATCAGGTGAAGCCTCACCGCGGGGTGGCGGGACGCATGCGAGAGGACATGATGGCATCCTACAGCGATGTGACTCTGTTTATCGACGAGGAggagctgtctccctctctgggtCTGTCGCGGGGGTCTGGTGACCAGCCCTCCAGCATTGAGTCAGACCTACGCCTGCGCTCAGCCAACTCCTCCCAGGAGTACTGGCCCCTGGACGCTAAAGATGAGGGGCGTGACACAGACACCAGCTGCCGCAGCACCCCTTCCCTGGAGTGCCAGGAGCAGCGGCTCAGGGTGGACCACCTCCCCCTGCTGACCATCGAGCCGCCCAGCGACAGCTCCGCCGAACACAGTGAGCGCTCTGACCGCAGCTCCGTCAAACGGCCGCCCGTCTACGAGCCTCACGGGGGCAGCCACATCATGGCGTCCTCCAAGGCTAgccccaaacacatctctcaTGGCCCACCCCCGCGGGCGCCCTCCAGGGACGACGAGGCGCCCCTCCGCCACCGCCACCGGGCGCTGGAAAGCCACCTGGCCATCAACGGCTCTGCCAATCGGCAGAGCAAGTCTGAGTCCGACTTCTCAGACGGGGATAACGACAGCATCAATAGCACGTCTAACTCCAACGACACCATCAATTGCAGCTCTGAGTCGTCCAGGGACAGCCTGAGGGAGCAGACACTCTGCAAGCAGACGTACCACAAAGAGACACGCAACAGCTGGGACTCGCCCGTCTTCAGCAACGATGTGATCCGCAAGAGGCACTACCGCATCGGCCTGAACCTCTTCAACAA GAAGCCAGAGAAAGGCGTCCAGTACTTGACTGAGAGAGGGTTCGTCCCGGACACGCCTGTGGGTGTGGCTCACTTCCTGCTTCAGAGGAAGGGCCTGAGCAGGCAGATGATTGGAGAGTTCCTGGGCAACCGTCAGAAACAGTTCAACAGAGACGTCCTGGA CTGTGTGGTGGACGAGATGGATTTCTCGTCAATGGAGCTGGACGAGGCACTGAGAAAGTTCCAGAACCACATCCGGGTCCAGGGAGAGGCCCAGAAGGTGGAGCGCCTCATCGAAGCCTACAG CCAACGCTACTGTATCTGTAACCCCACGGTAGTGCGACAGTTCCGGAACCCTGACACCATCTTCATCCTGGCCTTCGCCATCATCCTCCTCAACACAGACATGTACAGCCCCAACGTCAagccagagaggaagatgaagctGGAGGACTTCGTCAAGAACCTccgag gggTGGATGATGGGGAGGACATCCCCAGGGAGACTCTGGTAGGAATATATGAAAGGATCAGGAAGAGGGAGCTGAAGACCAACGAGGACCACGTGTCTCAGGTTCAGAAGGTGGAGAAACTCATAGTGGGGAAGAAACCG ATTGGATCTCTCCACCATGGAATAGGATGT GTGCTGTCCCTGCCCCATCGCAGGCTAGTGTGCTACTGTCGGCTGTTTGAAGTGCCAGACCCCAACAAGCTCCAGAAGTTAGGCCTGCACCAGCGGGAGATCTTCCTGTTTAATGACCTTCTGGTG GTGACAAAGATTTTCCAGAAGAAGAAGAACTCTGTGACATACAGCTTCCGGCAGTCTTTCTCTCTGTATGGGATGCAGGTTCTGATGTTTGAGAACCAGT ATTACGGGAATGGAATCAGGCTTACATCAGCCATACCAGGTGCCGACATCAAGGTCCTCATCAACTTTAATGCGCCCAACCCCCAGGACCGCAAGAAGTTCACTGACGACCTGCGAGAGTCTATCGCCGAGGTCCAGGAAATGGAGAAATACAGGATAGAGT CTGAGCTTGAGAAGCAGAAAGGGGTGGTGAGGCCCAGTATGTCCCAGAGCTCTGGGCTGAAGAAGGAGGCTGGCAATGGCAACATGAACCGTGCCAGTCTGGACGACACCTACACCATGGGCGAGGGCCTGAAGAGGAGCGCCCTCAGCAGCTCCCTCCGCGACCTCTCCGAAGCAG GCAAGCGTGGGCGCCGCAGCAGTGCAGGATCACTAGACAGCAATATGGAA GGGTCCATCATTAACAGTCCTCACATACGCCGGAGAGCCACCACCCCACGCAGCGAGGGCCCGCCCCGGGGCCACCCCACCATCCCcaactcctcctccctcctcggGTCGCTCTTTGGCAGCAAACGGGGGAAGCCTTCATCCCAgagccatcctcctcttcctctgcctgGTCACCCCACCCTCATCTCCCACACGCCCCATCCGTCCAACCTCCACCACACAGCCCAGCAGGTAGCCCAGGCCCAGCTCCACCACTCCCAGTACTGCCACGTCCAACAGAACCCccctccctaccaccaccaccaccattaccacccccctccccacacacagtACCACCAGCACCCGGCAGCATATGCATCCTCctcccacacacaccaacacacccaccCCCACCCGCATGTACCACAGCACAGCCACGCCACCCATAGCCAGCATTCCCATCACGCATCACACTCCCAGCATGCCCCTCACCACCACAGTCAGCTGCAGGGCCCGGCACCCAGCGggcccaaacccaaacacagtggCATCAGCACCGTGGTGTGA